In Bryobacteraceae bacterium, the following proteins share a genomic window:
- a CDS encoding alkaline phosphatase — MRLVSALFLLCALTLPVHARRAKNIILLLADAGGVSTVNAASILGYDAPQKLYIQSWPNIALSDTSTASRWVSDSAAGMTAIVTGVKTHNGVISEGPDAVRGKQDGKPLMTILEYAERAGLATGVISNMPITDATPGACYAHVSDRAMWGHIFQQLLTPRVGDGVDILFGPGRKRIWDTAAKANIDLDALAREKGRPVLTTLDEVEPGARRAVVVMDDGFDLNRAVKMALPALKENRKGFFLMIESDAHTDNPAAGLKRLVDFDKLIREIAGMVNMKETLLLFTADHSFDLRLRGGTRGEPILKGLDEFRAKNPKGPVRIPALMVDGSHTGEEVIAAGVGPGSEKVHGFLSNTDLFKIMMSAYGWKE; from the coding sequence ATGCGACTCGTATCCGCTCTATTCCTTCTTTGCGCGCTCACGCTGCCCGTGCACGCCAGGCGCGCCAAGAACATCATCCTGCTTCTCGCCGACGCCGGCGGCGTCTCCACCGTCAACGCCGCCAGCATCCTCGGCTACGACGCGCCGCAGAAGCTCTACATCCAAAGCTGGCCGAACATCGCGCTTTCCGATACGTCAACCGCGTCGCGGTGGGTGAGCGATTCCGCCGCCGGGATGACGGCCATCGTCACCGGCGTCAAGACGCACAATGGCGTGATCAGCGAGGGTCCCGACGCCGTCCGCGGCAAGCAGGACGGCAAGCCGCTGATGACGATCCTCGAGTACGCCGAACGCGCCGGCCTCGCCACCGGCGTCATCTCGAACATGCCGATCACCGACGCCACGCCCGGCGCCTGCTACGCCCACGTGAGCGACCGCGCGATGTGGGGCCACATCTTCCAGCAGCTACTGACTCCCAGGGTCGGCGACGGCGTCGACATTCTCTTCGGCCCGGGACGCAAGCGCATCTGGGACACGGCCGCCAAGGCCAACATCGACCTCGACGCGCTCGCTCGCGAGAAGGGCCGCCCGGTGCTCACCACACTCGACGAAGTGGAGCCCGGCGCGCGCCGCGCCGTGGTTGTGATGGACGACGGATTCGATCTGAACCGAGCCGTGAAGATGGCCCTCCCGGCGCTCAAGGAGAACAGGAAGGGCTTCTTCCTGATGATCGAATCCGACGCGCACACCGACAACCCGGCCGCAGGCCTGAAGCGGCTCGTCGACTTCGACAAACTCATCCGGGAGATCGCAGGCATGGTCAATATGAAAGAGACCCTGCTGCTGTTCACCGCCGATCACTCCTTTGACCTCCGCCTCCGCGGCGGCACGCGCGGCGAGCCCATCCTGAAGGGTCTCGACGAGTTCCGCGCCAAGAATCCCAAGGGCCCGGTGCGCATCCCGGCGCTGATGGTGGACGGCAGCCACACCGGCGAAGAGGTGATCGCCGCCGGCGTCGGGCCGGGCTCTGAGAAGGTGCACGGCTTCCTTTCCAACACCGATCTGTTTAAGATCATGATGTCCGCCTATGGCTGGAAGGAGTAA
- a CDS encoding sulfite oxidase, with protein MSIPRRQMIALPLAAWLAEAAEPGETPIPFDGAPKFDPAKPRLPWDKHGEWITPDDEFFWVGHYGYPNVDAASWKLEIAGLVDRPRSFTLDDLRKRKAREMPVTMECSGNPPTGGLIGNSMWKGAPLAPILKECGVKPEAIEVVVFAADTGTEKIRGGEYKQNFARSLSTKESMRDDILLCYEMNGKPLTTNHGAPVRLIVPGWYGVAWVKWLTRIELHDRALLGRFMGRDYVTIRGEQRGDSVLWRKTSVGRMNLKSVPARVAKRSDGSLRVYGAAWSDGTPIKSVEVSIDGGEWQSAKLEKNRGGPHCWTFWTWDWKGAGAGEHTVASRAIDAKGHMQPAPEDPWIKLKKTYWEANQQAVRKITIPA; from the coding sequence ATGAGCATCCCTCGCCGGCAGATGATCGCCCTGCCCCTGGCGGCATGGCTCGCCGAAGCCGCCGAACCGGGCGAGACACCGATCCCGTTCGACGGCGCGCCGAAGTTCGACCCCGCCAAGCCCCGCCTCCCCTGGGACAAGCACGGCGAGTGGATCACGCCTGACGATGAGTTCTTCTGGGTTGGCCACTACGGCTATCCAAACGTGGACGCTGCCTCGTGGAAGCTCGAGATCGCCGGCCTCGTCGACCGTCCGCGCTCGTTCACCCTCGACGATCTTCGCAAGCGCAAGGCCCGCGAGATGCCCGTGACCATGGAGTGCTCCGGCAATCCGCCCACGGGCGGACTCATCGGCAACAGCATGTGGAAGGGCGCGCCGCTCGCGCCCATTCTGAAAGAATGCGGCGTGAAGCCCGAAGCGATCGAAGTTGTCGTCTTCGCCGCCGACACGGGCACGGAGAAGATTCGTGGCGGCGAGTATAAGCAGAACTTCGCGCGCAGTCTTTCCACCAAGGAATCGATGCGCGACGACATCCTGCTCTGCTACGAGATGAACGGCAAGCCGCTCACGACGAACCACGGCGCGCCAGTGCGTCTGATCGTCCCCGGCTGGTACGGAGTGGCGTGGGTGAAGTGGCTGACGCGCATCGAGCTGCACGACCGCGCACTGCTCGGCCGCTTCATGGGCCGCGACTACGTCACCATCCGCGGAGAACAGAGAGGCGACTCCGTGTTGTGGAGGAAAACTTCGGTCGGGCGGATGAACCTGAAATCGGTTCCGGCACGCGTGGCCAAGCGCTCGGACGGCTCGCTTCGCGTGTACGGCGCGGCGTGGTCCGACGGGACGCCGATCAAGAGCGTCGAGGTCTCGATCGACGGAGGCGAGTGGCAATCGGCGAAGCTCGAGAAGAACCGGGGCGGTCCTCACTGCTGGACCTTCTGGACGTGGGACTGGAAGGGCGCCGGCGCCGGCGAGCATACCGTCGCCTCGCGCGCCATCGACGCCAAGGGACACATGCAACCCGCGCCCGAGGATCCGTGGATCAAGCTCAAGAAGACCTACTGGGAAGCGAACCAGCAGGCGGTGCGCAAGATCACGATCCCGGCATGA
- a CDS encoding methyltransferase domain-containing protein, producing MSWDPALYERGHSFVWKLGADLIGLLAPQPGERILDVGCGTGQLTSQIAEAGADVTGIDASADMVAQARSNFAALTFEQADITAYRTDRTFDAVFSNAALHWVLDAEAAVASISGALRPGGRLVAEFGGKGNVGLVLGAVQELAGIANPWYFPSVGEYATLLERQCLEVAQAFLFNRPTRTEDGESGLRDWMRMFGRDWPRDETFLRAMEEGLRARLYRDGAWYIDYRRIRVVAIKL from the coding sequence ATGAGCTGGGATCCGGCGCTCTATGAGCGCGGCCACTCCTTCGTCTGGAAACTCGGCGCAGACCTCATCGGCCTCCTCGCGCCGCAGCCCGGCGAGCGCATCCTCGACGTGGGTTGCGGCACGGGTCAACTCACAAGCCAGATCGCCGAAGCGGGCGCTGACGTCACCGGCATCGACGCCTCGGCCGATATGGTCGCGCAGGCGAGGAGTAACTTCGCCGCGCTGACGTTCGAGCAAGCCGACATCACGGCATACCGCACGGATCGCACTTTCGACGCGGTGTTCTCGAATGCCGCGCTGCATTGGGTGCTGGACGCCGAGGCCGCTGTCGCTTCCATCTCCGGCGCATTGAGGCCCGGCGGACGCCTCGTCGCCGAGTTCGGCGGCAAGGGCAACGTCGGCTTGGTGCTTGGCGCGGTTCAAGAGCTTGCCGGCATCGCCAACCCCTGGTACTTCCCCTCGGTTGGTGAGTACGCGACGCTACTCGAGCGCCAATGCCTCGAAGTGGCGCAGGCATTTCTTTTCAACCGGCCGACGCGCACCGAAGACGGCGAATCCGGACTGCGCGACTGGATGCGGATGTTCGGCCGTGACTGGCCACGCGACGAAACGTTCCTCCGCGCGATGGAGGAAGGGCTTCGTGCCCGGCTTTATCGCGACGGCGCGTGGTACATCGACTACCGCCGGATCCGTGTAGTAGCCATCAAGCTTTAA
- a CDS encoding PEP-CTERM sorting domain-containing protein, with the protein MRLTSKAGRLCLLIASSFAFQCAGFAGSIFVTGHDPVWHSEFGTNTAGATMLSVTAIEFARNGSTLPFLFIESTTVSVPAGNAHEAPYLISRLGYSASDFVVADFSVLNALADFRAALNNYSAIVVASDHGGMLTGSELGFLNSHSTDIIDYVNGGGGLAAFAQSDEKGLLSATPRYQFLPFLVSSVNFQTPEVANTVTPFGASLGILDSDVNGNFSHAFFSDRGGMMPVDLYNGDPTRPLSLAFRGTLTPGGVQNPDVPEPSTISLVAAAAIVFVLRRKTRNRAAQDLRA; encoded by the coding sequence GTGAGACTGACTTCCAAAGCCGGACGTCTTTGCCTGCTGATCGCGAGCTCGTTTGCGTTCCAGTGCGCCGGGTTCGCCGGCTCGATTTTCGTTACCGGACACGATCCGGTATGGCACTCGGAGTTCGGAACCAACACCGCCGGAGCAACCATGTTGTCGGTGACGGCCATCGAGTTCGCACGGAACGGCTCGACACTGCCGTTTCTGTTTATTGAGTCGACGACGGTTTCCGTACCGGCAGGAAATGCTCACGAGGCGCCCTACCTCATCAGCCGGTTGGGTTACTCTGCGTCGGATTTCGTCGTCGCTGATTTCAGCGTACTCAACGCCCTGGCGGACTTCCGGGCCGCCCTGAACAACTACAGCGCGATCGTGGTGGCGAGCGACCATGGCGGAATGTTGACGGGCTCCGAGCTCGGATTCCTCAACAGCCACTCGACCGACATCATCGACTACGTGAACGGAGGCGGGGGCCTCGCGGCGTTCGCGCAGAGCGATGAGAAGGGGCTTCTCAGCGCCACACCGCGATATCAGTTCCTGCCGTTTCTGGTATCCAGCGTGAACTTTCAGACTCCGGAGGTCGCCAACACCGTGACGCCTTTCGGGGCTTCGCTCGGGATCCTGGATTCCGATGTGAACGGCAACTTTTCGCACGCCTTTTTCTCAGATAGGGGCGGGATGATGCCCGTGGACCTATACAACGGCGACCCGACCCGGCCGCTGTCGCTGGCATTTCGAGGGACCCTCACGCCGGGCGGAGTTCAGAATCCCGATGTCCCCGAGCCTTCGACGATCTCGCTGGTTGCGGCGGCGGCGATCGTTTTCGTGCTGCGGCGGAAGACCCGGAACCGTGCGGCACAGGACCTGCGCGCCTGA
- a CDS encoding GNAT family N-acetyltransferase: MAVTIRQLSSVDAENYWRFRLEALLDSPLAFASDAEQHRTDGVALTAERLGHPRNWTLGAFVDGQLAGTMTMLIETRVKTAHKAMLVGVYVAPGHRGTGLARELLEATIARARATPPIGQVLLAVTVADPPRARRFYERAGFRTYGVEPRALRIGDEYVDQEMMLLDLRTEPAAAG; this comes from the coding sequence GTGGCCGTCACCATTCGACAACTTTCGAGCGTCGATGCCGAGAACTATTGGCGATTTCGGCTCGAAGCGCTTCTCGACAGCCCGCTGGCGTTCGCGAGCGACGCTGAGCAGCATCGGACGGACGGCGTGGCGCTCACGGCAGAGCGGCTGGGTCATCCGCGAAACTGGACGCTTGGAGCGTTCGTGGATGGGCAACTGGCGGGAACGATGACGATGCTCATCGAGACTCGCGTAAAGACAGCGCACAAGGCGATGCTGGTGGGCGTCTACGTCGCGCCCGGGCATCGCGGAACGGGGCTGGCGCGGGAACTGCTTGAAGCGACGATTGCACGGGCGCGCGCGACGCCGCCCATCGGACAGGTGCTGCTCGCGGTTACCGTGGCGGATCCTCCGAGGGCTCGCCGCTTCTATGAGCGAGCAGGCTTCCGGACCTACGGGGTGGAGCCGCGAGCACTACGGATCGGCGATGAGTATGTAGATCAGGAGATGATGTTGCTCGACCTGCGGACCGAGCCCGCGGCCGCTGGTTAG
- a CDS encoding methyltransferase domain-containing protein, producing MRIFAAFAAVFFLIPLPPAAAQATHPVSGRTIAPVMGVGGAPWLVRPEREAEEDPARSLELLGLKPGMMVGDVGCGVGYWSLRMAEKVAPGGRVYASDIQPEMLRLLRERMKKAGVTNVEPVSATETSPELPEGTLDLAIMVDVYHELSKPEAVLASIARSLKPDGRLVLLEYRKEDTWIPIREEHKMSVATVRQELEAAGYRFVGVTSDLPWQHLFVFRKPVVQ from the coding sequence ATGCGTATCTTCGCCGCGTTCGCGGCTGTGTTCTTCCTGATTCCGCTTCCGCCGGCCGCCGCGCAGGCCACCCACCCGGTGAGCGGCCGGACGATCGCGCCCGTTATGGGCGTGGGCGGCGCGCCGTGGCTGGTGCGTCCGGAACGCGAGGCGGAGGAGGATCCGGCGCGCTCGCTCGAGTTGCTCGGCCTGAAGCCCGGGATGATGGTGGGAGACGTAGGCTGCGGGGTCGGCTATTGGAGCCTTCGGATGGCGGAGAAGGTCGCGCCAGGCGGCAGGGTATACGCGAGCGATATTCAGCCGGAGATGCTGCGGCTGTTGCGGGAGCGGATGAAGAAGGCCGGCGTGACGAACGTGGAGCCCGTATCGGCCACCGAGACTTCGCCGGAGCTGCCGGAAGGAACGCTCGATCTCGCGATCATGGTGGATGTGTATCATGAGCTCTCGAAACCGGAAGCCGTGCTGGCGTCGATCGCGCGATCTCTGAAGCCAGACGGGCGGCTGGTGCTGCTCGAGTACCGCAAGGAGGACACCTGGATCCCGATCCGCGAAGAGCACAAGATGAGCGTCGCCACGGTGCGGCAGGAGTTGGAGGCGGCCGGCTACCGGTTCGTGGGGGTGACGAGCGACCTGCCGTGGCAGCACCTGTTCGTTTTCAGGAAGCCGGTGGTCCAGTAG
- a CDS encoding tartrate dehydrogenase produces the protein MKTYKIAVVPGDGIGQEVVPPALEVLEATGARHGFRFEFAHFDWGADYYFRHGHMMPPNALESLAPHDAILLGAVGHTDIPDNVTLNGLLLPIRRGFDQFANVRPAVLFEGVESPLKGRNAGEIDMVVVRENTEGEYAQIGGFLYHHQSDEVAVQTSVFTRRGCDRVIRHAFELARRRNGKKRVASITKSNAQGYSMVLWDRVFKTVAHEYPEIETESLLVDAASMNFVRRPQTFDVVVGSNLFGDILSDLSAIVTGSIGLAASANLDPTRRFPSMFEPVHGTAPDIYGKGIANPMATFFSAAMMLDHLGETEGGAAIDSAIRKTLAGRTGLTPDLGGSGTLRTVTDAVMSHIG, from the coding sequence ATGAAAACTTACAAAATTGCCGTGGTCCCCGGCGACGGGATCGGCCAGGAGGTAGTGCCGCCGGCTCTCGAGGTGCTCGAAGCGACCGGCGCCAGGCACGGATTCCGCTTCGAGTTCGCTCATTTCGACTGGGGCGCCGACTACTATTTCCGCCACGGACACATGATGCCGCCGAACGCCCTCGAATCGCTTGCGCCGCACGATGCGATTCTGCTGGGCGCGGTGGGCCACACCGATATTCCGGACAACGTGACGCTCAATGGGCTTCTGCTGCCGATCCGGCGCGGGTTCGATCAGTTCGCCAACGTGCGTCCGGCGGTGCTGTTCGAAGGCGTGGAGAGTCCGCTGAAGGGCCGGAACGCGGGCGAGATCGACATGGTTGTCGTGCGCGAGAACACCGAGGGCGAATACGCGCAGATCGGCGGGTTTCTCTATCATCACCAGTCCGACGAGGTGGCGGTGCAGACGTCGGTATTTACGCGACGCGGGTGCGATCGGGTGATCCGGCACGCGTTCGAGTTGGCGCGGCGGCGCAACGGGAAGAAGCGTGTAGCGTCGATCACAAAATCGAACGCGCAGGGCTACAGTATGGTGCTGTGGGACCGTGTGTTCAAGACGGTGGCGCACGAGTACCCGGAGATCGAGACGGAATCGCTGCTCGTGGACGCCGCGTCGATGAACTTCGTACGGCGGCCGCAGACGTTCGACGTGGTGGTGGGTTCGAACCTCTTCGGCGACATCCTCAGCGACCTGTCGGCGATCGTCACAGGCTCGATCGGCTTGGCGGCGAGCGCGAATCTGGATCCGACGCGGCGGTTCCCATCGATGTTCGAGCCCGTGCACGGGACCGCGCCCGATATCTACGGCAAGGGCATCGCGAACCCCATGGCGACGTTCTTCTCGGCGGCCATGATGCTCGATCACCTGGGCGAGACCGAGGGCGGCGCGGCGATCGATTCAGCGATCCGCAAGACCCTCGCCGGCCGCACCGGGTTGACGCCGGACCTGGGCGGCTCAGGTACTCTCCGTACCGTCACCGATGCCGTGATGAGCCATATCGGGTAG
- a CDS encoding TIGR04282 family arsenosugar biosynthesis glycosyltransferase, which produces MIVFAKAPVPGRVKTRLGLAPQIAARLHESFVAATLDLCARLEARVELHTDVETPAWGQYAVPRALQASGDLGARMLAALDSRPAPVMIVGSDAPTLPPGHLAELLGALDAHDIALGPADDGGYYAIAARRTHPLMFEGVAWSTADTLDRTVASCRRAGLTVAIGSWWFDVDTPEDLKRLPDMAHHGIGDGTEST; this is translated from the coding sequence GTGATCGTCTTCGCCAAGGCGCCGGTCCCTGGCCGCGTGAAGACACGCCTCGGCCTCGCGCCGCAAATCGCGGCCCGCCTCCATGAGAGCTTCGTCGCCGCCACGCTCGATCTGTGCGCCCGACTCGAAGCACGCGTCGAACTGCACACCGACGTCGAGACGCCGGCGTGGGGCCAGTACGCCGTCCCCCGCGCGCTGCAGGCTTCGGGCGACCTCGGCGCGCGGATGCTCGCCGCACTGGACTCACGGCCCGCGCCGGTGATGATCGTCGGAAGCGACGCGCCCACGCTGCCGCCCGGGCATCTCGCGGAGCTGCTCGGCGCGCTCGATGCGCACGACATCGCGCTCGGGCCGGCCGACGACGGCGGCTACTACGCCATCGCCGCGCGCCGCACGCACCCGCTCATGTTCGAGGGCGTTGCATGGTCCACTGCGGACACGCTCGATCGGACCGTCGCATCGTGCCGCCGTGCTGGCCTCACGGTTGCCATCGGCTCGTGGTGGTTCGACGTCGATACGCCGGAGGACCTGAAGCGCCTACCCGATATGGCTCATCACGGCATCGGTGACGGTACGGAGAGTACCTGA
- a CDS encoding SDR family oxidoreductase yields the protein MQLRDQVVVLTGAARGIGRAMARRFALEQPRALILADIRIAEAIEAAAETGGEPYEINIADEAEVRDLVAHVTARHGHIDLFCSNAGVLVQGGLEVPEYGWDYCLDHNFRAHLYAAQAVIPAMLNRGRGYLLQTVSAAGLLTSIGAAPYAVSKHAALALAEWIAVTHGAHGIGVSCLCPAFVHTAMVDDIEGPLGGWMKETAISPEEVAEAAVQGLAEERFLILTHPDIATHFQRKAGDYDRWIRGMQRLRTRVSGA from the coding sequence ATGCAGCTCCGCGATCAGGTGGTTGTCCTCACCGGGGCCGCCCGCGGTATCGGCCGCGCCATGGCCCGCCGCTTCGCCCTCGAACAGCCCCGCGCACTGATCCTCGCCGACATCCGAATCGCCGAAGCCATCGAGGCTGCTGCCGAAACGGGCGGTGAGCCCTACGAGATCAACATCGCCGACGAGGCCGAGGTTCGCGATCTTGTCGCCCACGTCACAGCGAGGCACGGCCACATCGATCTGTTCTGCTCGAACGCCGGCGTACTAGTTCAAGGCGGCCTCGAAGTCCCCGAGTATGGTTGGGACTACTGCCTCGATCACAACTTCCGCGCTCACCTATACGCTGCGCAGGCGGTGATTCCGGCGATGCTCAATCGCGGCCGCGGCTACCTCCTGCAGACCGTCTCCGCCGCCGGGCTGCTCACTTCCATCGGCGCCGCGCCCTACGCCGTCAGCAAGCACGCCGCGCTCGCCCTCGCCGAATGGATCGCCGTCACCCATGGGGCCCACGGCATCGGCGTAAGCTGTCTCTGCCCCGCCTTCGTCCACACCGCCATGGTCGACGACATCGAAGGTCCGCTCGGCGGCTGGATGAAGGAAACGGCGATATCGCCGGAAGAAGTCGCCGAAGCGGCGGTCCAGGGCCTCGCCGAAGAGCGCTTCCTGATCCTCACCCACCCCGACATCGCCACCCACTTCCAGCGCAAAGCGGGCGACTACGATCGTTGGATCCGCGGCATGCAGCGCCTCCGGACCCGCGTATCGGGAGCCTGA
- a CDS encoding sulfatase gives MTASPLSRRGFLSALGAGAATAQPPAAKPPNIIFLLLDDLGWRDFGCYGNTLHETPNVDHLAAEGVRFTNAYAACPVCSPTRASIMTGKYPARLHLTDWIPGRKQWPTSRLLVPEFEQQLPHAEASAAEALKPFGYRSASIGKWHLGGEGFWPESQGFDVNIAGYHRGSPPAFFGPFDMPNLKGGSKDDWLTEKLTGAAEKFIEDSARDRKPFFLYLPEYTVHLPLQARQEVVSRYKAKIGDKTFPNATYAAMVDSFDVAVGRLRAKLRDLGIEGETAIFITSDNGGLRYEGRSNNPVTDNAPLRAGKGHLYEGGIREPLIVHWPGVTLPGRVIEDPVTSVDYLPTFVEIAGGRPPIPPAIDGLSLAGLLRGGKAPARDGLYWHYPHYSNQGGAPGGAVRAGDWKLIEFYEGPRTELYNLRDDPSETRNLVKKEPKIAARLARQLGAWRRRVKATMPKPNPAYDPANADQGLTGAEPATDPV, from the coding sequence GTGACCGCATCACCTCTCTCCCGCCGCGGCTTCCTATCGGCGCTCGGAGCCGGAGCCGCCACCGCACAGCCGCCCGCCGCAAAGCCGCCGAACATCATCTTCCTCCTCCTCGACGATCTCGGCTGGCGCGATTTCGGCTGCTACGGGAATACCCTCCACGAGACCCCGAACGTCGATCACCTTGCCGCCGAAGGGGTCCGCTTCACGAACGCCTACGCCGCCTGCCCGGTCTGCTCGCCCACGCGCGCCTCCATCATGACCGGCAAGTACCCGGCCCGTCTCCACCTCACGGACTGGATCCCCGGCCGCAAACAGTGGCCAACCTCCCGCCTCCTCGTTCCTGAGTTCGAACAACAACTCCCGCACGCCGAAGCCAGCGCCGCCGAAGCCTTGAAACCTTTCGGCTACCGTTCCGCCTCCATCGGGAAGTGGCATCTCGGCGGCGAAGGTTTCTGGCCCGAAAGCCAAGGCTTCGACGTCAATATAGCGGGCTACCACCGCGGCTCGCCGCCCGCCTTCTTCGGTCCGTTCGACATGCCGAACCTGAAGGGTGGCTCCAAGGATGACTGGCTTACCGAGAAACTCACCGGCGCGGCGGAGAAGTTCATCGAAGACTCCGCTCGAGACCGCAAGCCCTTCTTCCTCTACCTGCCGGAGTACACCGTCCACCTCCCCCTTCAGGCGCGCCAGGAGGTGGTCTCGCGCTACAAGGCCAAGATCGGCGACAAGACATTCCCCAACGCCACCTATGCGGCCATGGTCGACAGCTTCGACGTCGCTGTGGGCCGCCTCCGCGCCAAGCTTCGCGACCTCGGGATCGAAGGCGAAACGGCCATCTTCATCACCTCCGATAACGGCGGCCTCCGCTACGAGGGCCGCTCGAACAACCCGGTCACTGACAACGCTCCACTCCGCGCCGGCAAGGGCCACCTCTACGAAGGCGGCATCCGCGAACCCCTGATCGTCCACTGGCCCGGCGTCACGCTCCCCGGCCGCGTCATCGAAGACCCGGTCACGAGCGTCGACTACCTTCCCACGTTCGTCGAAATCGCGGGCGGGCGTCCGCCCATACCTCCTGCGATCGACGGACTCAGCCTCGCCGGACTCCTCCGCGGCGGCAAGGCCCCCGCCCGCGACGGACTCTACTGGCACTACCCGCACTACAGCAACCAGGGCGGCGCACCCGGAGGCGCCGTCCGCGCCGGCGACTGGAAGCTGATCGAGTTCTACGAAGGTCCGCGCACGGAACTCTACAACCTCCGCGACGACCCCAGTGAAACGCGCAACCTCGTGAAGAAGGAACCGAAGATCGCCGCGCGTCTCGCCCGCCAACTCGGCGCATGGCGTCGCCGCGTGAAGGCCACCATGCCGAAACCCAACCCCGCCTACGATCCGGCCAACGCCGACCAGGGCCTCACCGGCGCCGAGCCTGCCACGGATCCGGTTTAG
- a CDS encoding c-type cytochrome encodes MRYTVLLIPTLLLAQAGDPPAAAKRGREFFFDKGPKCATCHMAEGKGNKVGPDLARIARVSPKGLKVAILSTVTEYVVTAKLKSGESFPAMRVEQAGDTIKLWDLSKHPPEAREMPASDLASYGGNSTWKHPPTSAGLSAADLADIMSYMRWAAYGDRKGVTAEEVE; translated from the coding sequence ATGCGCTACACGGTGTTGCTCATTCCCACGCTTCTTCTGGCGCAAGCCGGCGATCCCCCGGCGGCGGCGAAGCGTGGCCGTGAGTTTTTCTTCGACAAGGGGCCGAAGTGCGCCACGTGCCACATGGCTGAAGGCAAGGGAAACAAGGTTGGTCCGGATCTCGCCCGAATCGCGCGGGTGAGCCCGAAGGGGCTGAAGGTGGCGATTCTTTCTACGGTGACCGAGTACGTGGTGACAGCGAAACTCAAGTCCGGCGAATCATTTCCAGCGATGCGCGTGGAACAGGCCGGCGACACGATCAAGCTCTGGGACCTCTCGAAGCACCCGCCCGAGGCTCGCGAGATGCCGGCTTCGGACTTGGCTTCGTACGGTGGGAACTCGACCTGGAAGCATCCGCCGACCTCGGCCGGGCTGAGCGCGGCCGACCTGGCCGACATCATGTCCTACATGCGCTGGGCCGCCTACGGCGACCGGAAAGGCGTCACGGCGGAAGAAGTCGAATGA
- a CDS encoding TlpA disulfide reductase family protein, whose product MSFLLLATIAYAADPLANRRAPGFALPDLDFNYHDLYDYRGKIVLLEIIQTSCPACNSSAKIFETIRQKFPTKVTILTIATVPDNQDTVRQFVARNNVKTPMLFDCSQVTGSYLKATPKTTEVTLPHLFVIDEKGWIQYHHVYGAGQEKYFESLEPVLAEVTELVGKMGGAGSKKK is encoded by the coding sequence TTGAGTTTTCTGCTTCTTGCCACGATAGCCTATGCCGCCGACCCGCTGGCCAACCGCCGCGCTCCCGGCTTCGCCCTCCCCGACCTCGACTTCAACTACCACGACCTTTACGACTATCGCGGCAAGATCGTGCTCCTCGAGATCATCCAGACCTCGTGCCCCGCATGCAACAGCTCAGCGAAGATCTTCGAAACCATCCGCCAGAAGTTCCCCACGAAAGTCACCATCCTCACCATCGCGACCGTGCCCGACAATCAGGACACCGTCCGCCAGTTCGTCGCCCGCAACAACGTGAAAACTCCCATGTTGTTCGACTGCAGCCAAGTGACCGGCTCTTACCTCAAAGCGACGCCCAAGACCACCGAAGTCACCCTGCCGCACCTGTTCGTGATCGACGAAAAGGGCTGGATCCAGTATCACCACGTCTACGGGGCCGGCCAGGAGAAGTACTTCGAATCGCTCGAACCCGTGCTGGCCGAAGTCACCGAACTCGTCGGCAAGATGGGCGGCGCGGGTTCGAAGAAGAAGTAA